Proteins found in one Salminus brasiliensis chromosome 13, fSalBra1.hap2, whole genome shotgun sequence genomic segment:
- the LOC140574982 gene encoding tubulin beta-3 chain — translation MREIVHIQAGQCGNQIGAKFWEVISDEHGIDPTGNYVGDSDLQLERISVYYNEASSSKYVPRAILVDLEPGTMDSVRSGAFGHLFRPDNFIFGQSGAGNNWAKGHYTEGAELVDSVLDVVRKECENCDCLQGFQLTHSLGGGTGSGMGTLLISKVREEYPDRIMNTFSVVPSPKVSDTVVEPYNATLSIHQLVENTDETYCIDNEALYDICFRTLKLATPTYGDLNHLVSATMSGVTTSLRFPGQLNADLRKLAVNMVPFPRLHFFMPGFAPLTARGSQQYRALTVPELTQQMFDAKNMMAACDPRHGRYLTVATVFRGRMSMKEVDEQMLAIQSKNSSYFVEWIPNNVKVAVCDIPPRGLKMSSTFIGNSTAIQELFKRISEQFTAMFRRKAFLHWYTGEGMDEMEFTEAESNMNDLVSEYQQYQDATAEEEGEMYEDDDEESEAQIQK, via the exons TTCTGGGAGGTGATCAGTGATGAACATGGCATCGACCCCACTGGAAACTACGTGGGTGACTCGGACCTTCAGCTGGAGAGGATCAGTGTCTACTACAATGAAGCCTCCT CCTCCAAATATGTTCCCAGAGCAATCCTAGTGGATCTGGAGCCAGGAACCATGGATAGTGTTCGATCTGGGGCCTTCGGTCATCTCTTCAGACCTGATAACTTCATTTTTG GCCAGAGTGGAGCAGGTAACAACTGGGCTAAAGGCCACTACACAGAAGGAGCAGAGCTAGTGGACTCAGTGCTGGACGTGGTGAGGAAGGAGTGTGAGAACTGTGACTGTCTGCAGGGCTTCCAGCTCACCCATTCTCTCGGAGGAGGTACAGGCTCTGGCATGGGCACCCTGCTCATCAGCAAAGTGAGGGAGGAGTACCCAGACCGAATCATGAACACCTTCAGCGTAGTGCCTTCTCCTAAGGTCTCTGACACAGTGGTAGAGCCCTACAACGCCACTCTCTCCATCCATCAGCTGGTGGAGAACACCGATGAGACCTACTGCATCGACAACGAAGCTCTCTACGATATCTGCTTCCGCACCCTCAAACTGGCCACACCCACCTACGGCGACCTCAACCACCTGGTGTCAGCCACCATGAGTGGCGTCACGACCTCCCTGCGTTTCCCAGGGCAGCTTAACGCCGACCTCCGCAAGCTGGCCGTCAACATGGTCCCCTTCCCTCGCCTGCACTTCTTCATGCCCGGCTTTGCTCCTCTAACAGCGCGAGGCAGCCAGCAGTACCGTGCCCTCACCGTTCCAGAGCTCACCCAGCAGATGTTCGACGCCAAGAACATGATGGCAGCCTGCGACCCGCGCCACGGCCGCTACCTCACCGTGGCCACCGTTTTCCGAGGCCGCATGTCCATGAAGGAAGTGGATGAGCAGATGCTGGCCATCCAGAGCAAGAACAGCAGCTACTTTGTCGAATGGATCCCCAACAACGTGAAGGTGGCCGTGTGTGACATCCCGCCCAGGGGGCTGAAGATGTCCTCCACCTTCATTGGCAACAGCACCGCCATCCAGGAACTGTTCAAGCGCATCTCCGAGCAGTTCACTGCCATGTTCAGGCGTAAGGCTTTCCTGCACTGGTACACCGGCGAAGGCATGGACGAGATGGAGTTCACCGAAGCCGAGAGCAACATGAACGACCTGGTGTCCGAGTACCAGCAGTACCAGGATGCCACAGCTGAGGAAGAAGGGGAGATgtatgaggatgatgatgaggagtcAGAGGCCCAGATCCAGAAGTAA